A window of the Brassica napus cultivar Da-Ae chromosome C5, Da-Ae, whole genome shotgun sequence genome harbors these coding sequences:
- the LOC106377759 gene encoding uncharacterized protein LOC106377759 encodes MHIYTTCGVWEFGATTGWVFTADERGARLLLLESTSTLEDFKRMVLEDFDMEEDSLPDLELSYLPNELINTSTCPPVIIANDRQLQNFVCFVQKCVSTRLCVTSKAKVENLNEPDFDLNKSPADSTTAQEEGNSVDRGNEPAPVFVERQCEEKKEKIRRVEVDEDAYHADTMISAKEDVHKMSKFSVLNVVKKGQLFENKTLLKATFEICAMKHNFHYEVIKTDRQLWYVRCEDNACNWCVRAECLQDSEYFIIKKYVGEHTCAPSNKTKPGRTASAKTIGSLIMHRYEGVKEGPKCNDIIQIMLMDHGCEITKSLAWDAREYAVNAVRGIPERSYGKIPKYLHMLREANPGTHSSYEIDSKGRFRYLFIAFGQSLRGFNRVIRRVIVVDGTFLKNKYKGVLLVATAVDGNSNLYPLAFGVVDSENENSWEWFMRQLNSVIADDHHLAFISDRHAAIAKALETVYPTAKHGICIHHLLNNVVTYYHGKGLVGLVAKASKVYRVAEFEKIFANVCNISPAIGKYLRDAEVQKWARCQFSGYRYDIRTTNPAESINSALRSPREYPIIPLLDSIREMLTRWFYNRKKKISKHNHPLTEDVEKKIERRTEKGKRFAVYPVSDGRLLVRGDKIDCLVDLDRRTCSCGKYNLMKIPCRHAIKAGFHVGRQPHTLTDLFYTTEAWREAYHESINPIAVPEDAWSMPEDVVVDNVLPPESRKSVGRNRKRRYETVEDKLRSSQTSQKRQPRKCSRCGISGHNRATCKIPI; translated from the coding sequence atgcatatctatacaACATGTGGTGTTTGGGAGTTTGGAGCAACCACGGGATGGGTTTTTACGGCTGATGAGAGAGGGGCTAGGCTACTGTTATTGGAATCAACTTCTACCTTAGAGGATTTTAAAAGAATGGTTTTGGAAGattttgatatggaagaagatagcTTACCCGATTTGGAGTTGAGTTATCTACCTAATGAGTTGATCAATACATCAACTTGTCCGcctgtgatcattgcaaatgATCGACAGCTTcagaattttgtttgttttgttcaaaAGTGTGTTTCTACTCGATTGTGTGTAACATCTAAAGCCAAAGTTGAGAATCTGAATGAACCAGACTTTGATCTTAACAAGTCGCCAGCTGATTCAACTACTGCTCAAGAGGAGGGAAACTCGGTTGATAGGGGGAATGAACCAGCTCCTGTGTTTGTTGAGAGGCAGTGcgaggaaaagaaagaaaagattagaAGAGTCGAAGTTGATGAGGATGCCTATCATGCCGATACCATGATCTCGGCCAAAGAGGACGTACATAAGATGTCAAAGTTTTCTGTGCTCAATGTTGTTAAGAAGGGACAATTGTTTGAGAACAAAACTTTGCTGAAGGCGACTTTTGAGATATGTGCAATGAAGCATAACTTTCACTATGAGGTTATCAAAACGGATAGACAACTTTGGTACGTTAGATGTGAGGATAATGCATGCAATTGGTGTGTTCGAGCAGAGTGTTTGCAGGATTCTGAATATTTCATTATCAAAAAGTATGTCGGTgaacatacatgtgcaccttcaaacaaaaccaaaccgggTAGGACTGCTTCGGCCAAAACTATAGGCAGTCTGATTATGCATAGGTATGAAGGGGTTAAGGAAGGGCCGAAATGCAATGATATAATACAGATTATGCTTATGGATCATGGCTGTGAGATCACGAAATCTTTAGCATGGGATGCTCGTGAATATGCGGTTAATGCTGTTAGAGGTATACCAGAGAGAAGTTATGGAAAAATACCGAAATACTTGCACATGCTCAGAGAGGCTAATCCGGGAACACATTCATCGTATGAGATTGACAGCAAAGGGAGATTTCGGTACCTGTTTATTGCATTTGGGCAATCGCTACGAGGATTTAACAGAGTCATAAGGAGGGTTATTGTGGTTGATGGCACTTTTCTGAAGAACAAATACAAAGGAGTTCTATTGGTTGCAACTGCTGTAGACGGAAATTCTAATTTGTATCCTCTTGCATTCGGAGTAGTCGACTCAGAGAATGAAaattcttgggaatggtttatgaGACAACTAAATAGTGTCATTGCTGATGATCATCATTTGGCTTTCATTTCGGATAGACATGCGGCCATTGCTAAGGCGCTTGAGACTGTGTATCCAACAGCTAAACATGGTATTTGCATTCAtcatttgttgaataatgtgGTAACATATTACCATGGGAAAGGACTTGTTGGGTTGGTTGCAAAGGCGTCCAAGGTTTATAGAGTTGCTGAGTTTGAAAAGATATTTGCTAATGTGTGTAATATCAGTCCGGCAATTGGAAAATACCTAAGGGATGCTGAAGTCCAAAAGTGGGCAAGATGTCAATTCTCTGGATATAGATATGACATAAGGACAACAAACCCTGCCGAATCCATCAACTCTGCTTTGCGTTCGCCGAGAGAGTATCCAATCATTCCCTTGTTGGACAGTATCAGAGAAATGCTGACTCGGTGGTTTTATAACCGTAAGAAAAAGATTTCAAAGCATAATCATCCTCTTACCGAAGATGTGGAGAAAAAGATTGAAAGGAGAACCGAGAAAGGCAAAAGATTTGCAGTTTACCCTGTCAGCGATGGTCGCTTGCTTGTTAGAGGTGATAAAATCGACTGCTTAGTTGATTTGGATAGACGTACTTGCTCATGTGGGAAGTACAACCTGATGAAGATACCTTGTCGGCACGCAATTAAAGCTGGGTTTCATGTTGGCAGACAGCCACACACATTAACTGATTTATTTTACACTACAGAAGCTTGGCGAGAAGCTTATCATGAAAGCATCAATCCTATTGCTGTTCCTGAGGATGCTTGGTCCATGCCAGAAGATGTTGTCGTGGACAATGTGCTACCACCAGAGTCAAGAAAATCAGTTGGAAGGAATAGAAAACGGAGATATGAAACTGTTGAAGATAAACTTCGGTCATCGCAAACATCACAAAAGAGGCAGCCTCGCAAGTGTAGTAGATGTGGTATTAGTGGGCACAACAGAGCAACTTGTAAAATACCAATATAG
- the LOC106376207 gene encoding uncharacterized protein LOC106376207, whose amino-acid sequence MELELPKRLYAEGSEPRVKKINNSCRMELIRDLKKAMCAEYDDVKRDPVFTHIMAIAENDLKFSGKLVDSFICRQLITSKLHEKWFVFARTPLRFSLQEYHAVTGLKITRETNSDVVKWKNDGGFWSNLLHTGGKITLQSIRKVHLQEVHTWTRLDRMRLIYLCVIVGVVMGRDEKVSIPHMYIKLVMDFDKVRKFHWGLHSYDFLLSSIEKAMKKLGKKESYIFEGFSYALQIWIMEAIPDFGEILGRRVSDSFKGPRCGNWKGVAKVSYEDIIELEDSLTKKDNFFSVISVTGNGDVFLDAQYTREGEMEDERVDLVLGRIRNKYDWSNTDWPVLDPEESKMEEPDSHDRGSEADKIVDHTDVVADEENSSVKVAGKGKRKFLDEGAETRKKKVLCKRSAEKFLTFGPETMSFIEGLIRTSVTSLGDVLSMQMANMERVFTERMGKMEIEVSQLKDAISLTGEGSYPSKKETEEAPLNSKAKEAPPKSKGAQAPPKSKGAQAQPKRKGDQPTPTKKDGKKIATETNDFDFGLSTQDLRDLSQATFVDGFDLSQVKVETLSKSKPFNMAPLQWNDEEMDRTKEDSPDAALVFFREEDWEKVRTWSTSSTPIRIGPATLDFEIANRLMDKSEWLNSLEIDAAMYVFRERTSLKRWRPHRVAFMTVVFSNMIKKEYGHLEAQGRKSYMLHNLLLQFGKGVLPPHGRTHEIWNIDVDRLYVPVHVSGNHWIALCISFVTRSIEVFDCSGKKRYKEVDGFANLIPRIVKAVQPMRHQKDFAVGAYTVSYVPVGNLNKSACDCGVYAVKFIECHALGLELSLLHDGNIIEARHRILWDLWEAANDPELIDRMSKYQSPECLSSTVEEIL is encoded by the exons ATGGAGCTGGAGCTACCTAAACGATTATATGCAGAGGGTTCAGAACCTCGGGttaagaagatcaacaacagTTGCCGCATGGAACTTATCAGAGATCTGAAGAAAGCTATGTGTGCAGAGTACGATGATGTGAAGAGAGATCCTGTTTTCACACATATCATGGCTATTGCCGAAAATGATCTCAAGTTCTCTGGGAAACTAGTGGATAGCTTCATATGTAGACAGCTGATTACCTCAAAGCTGCATGAGAAGTGGTTTGTTTTTGCGAGGACGCCTCTCCGGTTTTCGCTTCAGGAGTACCATGCTGTGACAGGCCTCAAGATTACACGGGAAACTAACAGTGACGTAGTGAAATGGAAAAACGACGGGGGTTTTTGGAGTAACCTACTGCACACAGGTGGTAAGATCACCTTGCAGTCGATCAGAAAGGTTCATCTACAAGAAGTTCACACTTGGACGCGGCTTGATAGGATGAGGTTGATCTACTTGTGTGTAATAGTGGGTGTGGTGAtggggagagatgagaaggtgTCCATCCCTCATATGTACATCAAGTTGGTGATGGATTTTGACAAGGTTCGGAAGTTCCATTGGGGTCTTCACTCGTATGATTTCCTGTTGAGTTCGATTGAGAAGGCAATGAAGAAGTTGGGTAAGAAGGAGAGCTACATTTTCGAGGGTTTCTCCTATGCTCTCCAGATTTGGATTATGGAGGCAATTCCTGATTTTGGAGAAATATTAGGCAGAAGAGTCTCAGACAGCTTCAAAGGTCCAAGGTGTGGCAATTGGAAAGGAGTTGCAAAAGTTTCTTATGAAGACATCATTGAGCTCGAGGACTCCTTAACTAAGAAG gataacttcttctcggTCATATCAGTGACTGGTAATGGTGATGTGTTTCTAGAtgctcagtacacaagggaggGTGAGATGGAAGATGAACGAGTGGACCTTGTTTTGGGGAGGATCAGGAACAAGTATGATTGGAGCAACACAGACTGGCCAGTTTTAGACCCTGAAGAGTCTAAAATGGAGGAACCCGACAGCCATGATAGAGGGTCAGAAGCTGATAAGATCGTGGATCATACGGATGTTGTAGCAGACGAGGAGAACTCTTCGGTTAAGGTCGCAGGAAAAGGCAAGAGAAAGTTTCTTGATGAAGGAGCAGagacaagaaagaagaaggtgCTGTGTAAGCGATCAGCAGAAAAGTTTCTGACTTTTGGTCCTGAAACTATGAGTTTCATTGAGGGTCTTATCCGCACATCTGTCACTTCATTGGGAGATGTGCTCAGTATGCAAATGGCGAATATGGAGAGGGTGTTTACAGAGAGGATGGGAAAGATGGAGATTGAGGTTTCACAGCTCAAGGACGCAATCAGTTTGACTGGTGAAGGAAGCTATCCTAGTAAGAAAGAAACTGAAGAAGCTCCACTAAACAGCAAAGCCAAGGAAGCTCCACCTAAGAGCAAAGGCGCTCAAGCTCCACCTAAGAGCAAAGGCGCTCAAGCTCAACCTAAGCGCAAAGGCGATCAACCTACTCCAACAAAAAAG GACGGGAAAAAGATTGCTACAGAAactaatgattttgattttggattgAGTACACAAGACTTGCGGGACCTGTCCCAAGCTACATTTGTTGACGGTTTTGATCTGTCTCAAGTGAAAGTTGAGACGTTAAGTAAATCGAAACCGTTTAACATGGCTCCACTGCAGTGGAATGATGAGGAAATGGATCGAACCAAAGAAGACTCGCCAGATGCCGCGTTGGTGTTTTTCCGTGAAGAGGATTGGGAAAAAGTTAGAACTTGGTCAACTTCCTCCAC ACCTATACGGATTGGACCTGCCactttagattttgagattgCTAATCGTCTTATGGATAAATCTGAGTGGTTAAATAGCTTG GAGATTGACGCTGCAATGTACGTATTCCGGGAGAGAACATCTTTGAAACGATGGAGACCTCATCGTGTCGCCTTCATGACTGTCGTCTTCAGCAATATGATTAAAAAAGAGTATGGTCATTTAGAAGCTCAGGGTAGAAAGAGCTACATGCTTCATAATTTGCTACTGCAGTTCGGTAAAGGAGTCCTTCCACCACATGGCAGGACACATGAGATATGGAATATAGATGTGGATCGCCTGTATGTCCCTGTTCATGTCAGTGGGAATCATTGGATCGCCTTGTGCATCAGTTTCGTGACGAGGAGCATTGAAGTGTTCGACTGCTCGGGTAAGAAAAGGTACAAGGAGGTGGATGGGTTCGCAAACCTTATTCCGCGTATTGTCAAGGCAGTTCAGCCTATGAGACACCAGAAGGATTTCGCAGTCGGTGCATATACTGTTTCCTATGTCCCCGTTGGGAATCTGAATAAAAGTGCATGCGACTGTGGCGTCTATGCAGTGAAGTTCATTGAGTGTCATGCGCTTGGATTGGAGTTGTCGTTGTTGCATGATGGTAACATTATCGAAGCTCGCCACAGGATTCTATGGGATCTTTGGGAAGCAGCTAATGATCCGGAATTGATTGATAGGATGTCAAAGTATCAATCCCCGGAGTGTCTCTCTTCGACTGTAGAAGAGATTTTGTGA